The Streptomyces halobius genomic interval ATAACGCGCCGGCACGGTTGATCGCGTACCAGAAGACGTACTCCAGGACCTCGCGGCGCTGGAGGTAGTCGTCCTTGATGTACTTCTTCTCGGCTCCGGTGAAGCTCTTGGTGAAGGGCACGAAGAGCTGCCGGCGGTAGAACGACTCGGACTTGTCCTTCACGCGCGGGAACTCGTTCAGGCACTGGACCATGAAGCCGAAGAACTGGTAGGCGATCGGCATTCGGTACTTGCGGTTGATCTGGATGACGTCGTTGGTCACGATCGCCTTCAGATTGGCCGCCTTGTCGATGAAGGTGCCGACATCGTTCTCGTCGACGATGATCGCGTTGGCGCGCACCAGCGGTTCGAGCGCGAAGTCCTTGCCGAAGTCCGAGAGCGGAATCGAGGTATGCGCGCCGCTGCCAACGAGGTTGCGCATGAGCGCGCAGAGCGTGCCCTTACCGTTGTTGCCCTGCTCGGAGTAGAACCAGGCGGTCTTGCCCCAGCGCACGTGCGGCCGGATGATCGCGCCGATGATCTCCCAGATCAGGTCGGCGAGGCCCTCGTCACCGGGCTGGTCGAAGAGCTCTTCGATCCAGGCGACGACTTCCCAATCTCCGTCCTCGGGGTGCGTGATGACCTGCTGCGGGGCGTCGTCCACGTAGTCGACGTCGTTCTTGGTCAGCAGCACGATGGCGGGGTCGAAAGGGTGGACCTGCTTGGGCTCGAAGTGGAAGTCCTTGCCGAAGATCGTGACGTCCAGCGGCTCGGTTCCGTAGAAGACGATGCCGTTGCGCGCGGCGATGAAGTCGCGGCTCGTGCTCTGGTGCCGGCGCGGGCTGTCCTCGCGCAAAACGGCCAGGACCTCGGCGAACTCCTTGAGGGTCAGCTGGGTGTTGTACATGCGCGCCGTGGTGCGGATGTCGTCCTCGCTGGTGGTGTACGTCCCACGCGCGCGGCCGGTGGCCTGGTACATCGCCAGCAGGTCGTACTCGCGGTCGGTGTCCTTGGCGTTGGGCGCGATGCGGATGACGTGGTGCAGACGCAGGAGGATCTGCGCGACTTGCCAGTACGTCAGATATCTCGGCAGGGGGTACTTCTCGGCGGCCACGGCCGCCTTGAAGTTCTCGGCCTTGATGACGCCGCCCACAATCGCCAGCAGCTCCTTCTCCAGCACGCGAGGCGTCGGAGGATCGGTCGGGTCGATCTGGTCGAGGTAGGCGGCGGTGACGTAGGTGACGATCTCGTTCTGCGGAGCCATGTCGTCGCGGTTCGAGAAGTACCCCATGACGCTGGCCAAGACGTCGGCGACGGGGTTGGTGCGCGGTCCGGCGCTGGAACCGGCGGCAGGTACGGACATGAGGGCATCAGGAGGCGTCATGTTGCTGCTTTCTCGATCGCGATCGAGTTCCTGCCGGCGATGAGTGGGAAGCCGATTGGACTCGTAATCGAATGGAACGTGATCTTGACCCTACTCCATCCGAGTGCCCTTTTGCAACGATTTAGCTATCAGTCAACAAGAGAGTCGACTGAGGTCCTGAATGGTGGCCAATGGAGGGCCGGAAGGGCCACTGACAGGGACTGGAGAGAGCGCGCGACCATCACGGCCATGCCACACGCGTCGCGAGCCTGGGTGGGCCGTGAGAACCAGCGACTCCGTCGGGCACATGCCCCACGGAGTCGCTGGTTCTCGTGCTCGACCACGCACCCGCGGGCGGCGTGAGCCGCCCGGCTCGCAGTCGAGGTTCGGAGGAGTTCTTCTGACCGGTCGAGCCAGCTGCCACCAGAGCATCGACTGGACGCTCTCCAGGAGGATCCCGAGAGTCGCATGCCCACATACCCTCTAGGGGTAACCGAGCGTGTACCACTTGACGTGGTACACCTGTTTTCCCAGGTCAGAGCGAAAATTCCGGGAGTTCAAGAGCAAGCTGTACCACGTGGCACTTTCTACGTGGTACAGGTGTTTGCCCAGGTCAGGCGGGGTTTATATACCTCCTGTACCACTTGCACCAGGAAATGAAGACTAGATACACGCGCAGGGGGGATAAGAGAGCAGACTGGTGAGCTGAGGCTGGAGCCGCCTGGATCGCTCCCGAACGCGCCCCCTATGTAAACGGTCAAAAAGACGTGGTACTCGTGGTACATGGGCGGGAAACACTGGTTGACCAGACAAAACGTCGTACCACGTCGGCGATCCCACGTGGTACACCCGATGCGGGAAAGAGCCTCGCGGTACAGGTGTTTCCCCAGTTCAGACGCGGTTTTCAGGGGTGTACCACGTCTCGTGGTACATCTGGCAGCTCGATGCGCCCAGCCCCCTGGCGACCAACGAGGCGGACTTCCACGCCGAGCCGCCGTGCGGCTCCCAGGCAGCGCGGCCGAGCCTCAGCGAGACTGGAAGCCGCATGAAACATCCTCGGCGTCCTGAGGCTCGCAGAAGGCTCCTGACGCGTCCTCCGAGCGCGAGTCAGAACTCCGTCCGAGTCGTTCCCCCATGAGACTCCACTGGAGGTGGGAGGGCATTGGACTGACATTCGCTGCTCATTGCGAGTGATACACGACAGCTGCTATCGTTGACGCCAGGTGATCGATGTTGCACTGGAACGTGGAAACAGAGAGGCCGGAGAGCATCCCCGTGGGAAGGGAGCTCTCCGGCCTCTTTGCATGTGCTGATGAGTGCGAGGCGTGGATGGCGCGAATCACCCAGGGGTGACCGTGCTTCAGCCTCGCTGGTATCCCGCATTGGGGAACTCGGAACTGCGGCTACGAGATCGCTCGTCTGCTTCGACGACGTAGAGGATCTCGTAGGAAATCGTGGTGTTGAGGTTGAGCCGGTTCTTGCTCTGGCTCTTCTTCATCGTGATCTTGCGGAAGCCGCGAACGGCCTCAGCGCGATCGAAGAACCGGCGCAGCCTCGAGTTCACGCGCTCACGGGCCTGTTCGGTCGTGACGCCCATGTCGGAGACGACGAAGACATGCGTGTGACCGCGATCGAAGGTGGGCTTCTCACCAGTGTCGAGGTCCAGACGGATCTTCGCACGGCTGATGTCGAGCGCGTCGGGACGGACGAGCTTTCCTCGTGAGTCGTACGTGCAGGTGCTGACGATAGCCATGATGAGATCCTCTCCTCTCCTGATGAGTATGACTGAATAGTTATTTTCAGTCACACCCCCAGTGACCGGATAACCCCGGTCATCACGAGCATGCCCTCCGCACGAGGGACCGGCGGCTGAAAGGCCGCCGGGTCCCGCAGGGAGGGCACCATCGCTTTTCAGAAGAGGCTGAGTACCTCGATCACTGCATCGCGGACTCGCCTCCCGCGCCCTGGACTGCGCCTGGCGCAGTCCCGCCGGCGACCCGCAGGTAGAGCCCCAAGGCACAACCAGCAAAGGCCAGGCACAGGAACACCGCGGAGACGGGGTTCGCCAGAGCGCCGAGCGCCTGCGCCGGGACGAGAGCCGCGGCGAGGTTGAAGCCCAGGTGCAGGAGCACGCAGGGCCACAGCACGCGCGTGCGTTCGTAGACCAGGGCCAGGAGCACCGCCAGCGGCAGGGTCGAGGCGAACTGCACGGCGTTGCCGTGCACCAGGCCGAACACCACGGCGGTGACCAGCGTTGAGACGAGGATGCTCACCCGCTTGCGCAGCAACGGGTAGATCAGCCCTCGGAACAGGGCCTCCTCCCCCACGGGAGCCGCGACCAGGGTGAGCAACAGGGTCGCCAGGGCTCCAGCCGCGTGCCTGGTCTGCTTCGAGGCGTCGAAGCCGGCGGATCCGACCGTGACGTAGATCCACAAGGCCAGCGACTGGCCGGCGAGGAAGGCCAGGACCGCGCAGCCGAGGACGGTCCACCCGAAGCGTGGGATCTCCGGCCTCGGCCGCGGCCCCGGCGCATGCGCGAGCCACCGGGGCCGCTGGATCCTCATCGAACCGACCAGGACGACGACGAGCATGCCCAGGACGGCGGTCGCAACGATCGGCTCTCCGATGAGGAGGACTGCGAAGGTGCCGAGGCCGAGGTAGACCGCGACGGCGGCGAACGGCACGAGGACGCACCACCCGATGCCGAGCAGACGCGAGGTGATCGGTGACGTCGTCAAGGTCTCCTCCTCTACGGGGCTCAAGCAGCCGTGGTGATCTGCTCGTTGATGACGGCCTGGACGCGGGTGTCGCCACGGAAGGTGTTCAGCTGCAGCGTCGCCGTGAAGCGCAGCGTCCCGAGCTCGGTGCGGCTGGCGCGCTGCACGAAGCCCCGGAGCACGTCGAACTTCTCCTCGGCGACGTTCCACCACAGGCAGGACAGGCCGGACCGGGTGACCAGACGCAGGTGCTGCGATTCGGATCCGATCCGGTCCACGCGCAGGCCCAGGGGCTCGACCGCGATCTCGACGACCGGAGCGGTGAAACCGTGCCCGAAGGGCTTGAGCCCCTCGGTACGGCGCACCAGCTCGAACAACGGCTGCAGGTCCTCGAGGCCGGCGTCGCAGTCGGCGTCCGGGCCGAGCACGAGATCACCGTTCGGGCCATCGGTGCTGACGGCGAGCAGGGCGACCTGGGTGGCCTCCTGCAGCACGGCGACGAGGTCGCCGAGCTTCTCGGCCTTCGCGACGCGGACGCCGCAGGCCTGCTGGTGCCCGATGGCGCTGAGACCGTCGTGCGGCTCCAGGCTGGTGATGATGTCGAACCACCCCGGCGCGCGACCGGAGCCACTGACGAAATCGTCTGGGCCGGCGGGCCGGTTGACGACGACGACCGGGTGGCCGTTGAGCTCCATCATCCGGTTGGCCAGCAGCCCGTACATGCCCGGGTAGGCGTCCGAGAAATACACCCACGGGGCCAACGGCTGGTCCCCGGTGGTGAGTTCTTCCATGTGTTCGATGACCAGCTGCTTGCGCAGCTCGTTGCTCTCGATCACCTGGTGGGCGACCTTGAGCTTGACGTCAGCACCGGCGGCCGTGAACACCGCGAAGCACGGCTCAAGCGAGGCCCCTGTGCGGCGCGGGCTGTTCATCGCCGGGGCGAGATAGAAGCCGAAGAAGCCCTCGTCGAGGTCGTCGACGTCGCGGATCTTGCCGATCTGCGCGAAGGCCTTGAGCACGATCGCGAAGCCCTCGAAGGCCCGGAGGAAGACCGGGTGGTGCGGCTCGGTGCGCAGCAGCTGCATCAGGATCGACTGCTCGACGTCGATGGCATCGGGATCAGCGTCGAACCCACCCCAGGGATTGGGGATCGTCTTCGGCGCGGCGACGCGCAGCAGGCGGGCAATCGAGATCGCATCACGCACCAGCTGGCGGTTCTCGTACAGCACGGGCATGACGTCGGAGACGGTGCCCAGGCCGGCGAACAGGCGCAGCAGGTGGATCTCCCAGAGCTTCTCGGACCGGTGCACGCGGGTGTAGGCCTCAATCACCTGGTAGAGCACATGGGCACCGCAGATCCCAGTGTGGGCGTAGGTCTCGTCGATCCGGCACGGGTCGACGGTGATGTCCGCGGTCGAGCCCGGCGCGAGCTCCTCGTGGTGATCGGTCACCAGCGTCGTCCAGCCCAGGGCACGCGCGGCGGCGATACCGCGGTGGGAGTTCACCCCCCCATCGCAGGTGAGCAGGACCCGCGTGTCGGGCCACTTCGCGTGGATCTCGGCAATGTCCTCGGGCGTGAGCTCGTGACCGCGGCGGTAGTTGGGCAGGTGCAGCTCGACGTCGAAGCCGAGCTCGGACAGGCCGGCGTAGCCGAGGACACCGGAGGAGATGCCGTCCATGTCGAAGTCGGGGGCGATGGTGATCTTCTTGCCCGTGGTCCGGGCGTCATGAAGGGCCTCGACCATCTCGGCCAGGCCCAGGAGCTCGTCGTGCTCGGTGGACTCGATCTCCTTCAGGTACTGATCCGACCACCCCCTGCGCTGGCACAGCAGCTCGAAGAGGTCGGTGTCCTCGTCGGTGAGCGAATGGTCGTCGACGGTATGGAGTATGGACATGGTGGAGGCCTCTCGATCAGGGTCGTTGATCGGTGGAGAACGAGGTATGTAACACCCCTCATATTGCTGTGATTTTAGCAGTGACATTCGCCCCTTCTGCTCGTTTAGCAGTTCTTCTGAGTCTCATTCGGGTTCTAAATGGCACACTTATCTCGAATGGCCGCGACAGACTTTCCAAGGTCCTTGCGCATCAGTTACTCTCGCTGATATGGCCATTCGAAGCATTGTCGAGTCAGATCTCAGTGGTAAGCCGGATGCGGCTACCGTGACCTTCGGCCTGGGTGACACCTGGTACGAAGTCGACCTCACCGCTGAGGAGCAGAAAGGCCTTGAGGATGCGCTGAAGTCGTACCTGGAGGTCAGCCGGAAAGCCGGGAAGCCGGCACCCAAGAAGCGAGTCGTGCCCGAGACGACTGCCGAGGAGCGCGACAAGATCCGTGAGTGGGCCAAGAAGGAGGGCTATGAGTTCGCGGAACGGGGACGCATCCCGAAGACAGTCATGAAGGCCTATGACGAGGCACACGACATCGATCGGAGCAAGTAGCGCTGAGCCTGGCGTTCGCCTCCCGGCCGACTCCTCCCATCCGTCCTTGAAGGGCCCTGCAGCACACTGCAGGGCCCTTCGTGCGTCTTCAGAACGGCGGCAGCGACGGATGGATCACGGTGGCCGTCACGATCCCCGCGGCTCGCGCGCGAGCCCTGCAGTGGATCGTGCCGTGCGAGAAGTGCTCCGGCGTATGCGGCATGAGCTGCTCCTGGTCTCGCTGCGGGCATCCGGGCTTCCGGCAGAGGTCGAGGAAGGCCGTGCACAGCACCTGAGCCCCGGCCTCGCGGAAGACCTGGGCGGCGTCGACCATCTCCTGGTTGCGCTGGAAGCCGGCCCGCTTCCCATGAGCCGACCAGGCGGCGGGGAAGGTGCGGATCTCGAAGCCGGCGGCCCGCCACAGCAGCTCGGCCATGGCGTCGGCACCCTCGGGGCAATGCCCCGAGATGAGCACCGGCCGGGTGACGTTCTCCGCTCCCCAGTCGCGCCAGGCGTCGTTGAACGCCGAGCGCATGCTCTGCTCGTCGTTCCAGCTGCGGGAACCGGTGACCAGGACGACATGCGAGAACGATTCTGAAATCATTTCAGCAATCATTCGAGTCTCCTCTCCTTGTGACTCGGCGGTCTCCACAGCTGGAGTCGAGAGCTGTGGCCACGATGTCTGGACAGGCGCGGCGGCCTGCATGTCGCTGGCTCATACCGGCCGACTGGTACTGGGCTCGATGACGGCCAGGTCCTTCTCCCGGTGGAGCTCGACGCGGATCTGATCGCCATCACACATCGGCATGAGGTGGACGGTGTACATCCCGTCATCGCTGCGGGAGACGTGCACGGTGACGACGGTGCTGTTCTCGCCGTTGGTGAAGTAGACGTTGCCGATGTCCCCGGCTTCGCCGGAGCGCATCACCTCGGCGACCGCTTCATTGTTCGGTTGCCACAACTTCGGCTCGCAGCGGGCTCCGGTGTCGTAGGGCGAGATTTCGGGCTGGGACTGCGTCATGGTGGCGCCTCTTCGTGGACTCGGGTGCGGGTGGCGACCATCGAGTGCGGACCCCGGTGAGGTCCGTGTGATCTCGATGTTCGACCCAGCTCCCGTGCCAGCTTTGCTGGCTGACGACTCGGAAGATCTTGTTGGCGTGATCTGCTCCCGGATGGATCGCGTGGCGAGCCGTCGCGCGGGTCGTCACTTCCCGCTGAGCCAGGCGCGCAGCGCCAGGCGATCCACCACTGCTGCACCCTTTGCTGCTGTCCATATCTGTGGACAACTGCAGCGGGGCAGTGGTGGGGCTTCCTCTCTCAAGCGCAGCGCTGGGCATAGCCGGAGGGAGCGCCAGCGACCGACGGACCGGCGAGCGAAGCGAGCGGTGGAACCCGTCGGCTATGCCGACTAACACGTCCTCGGAGCGCAGCGGAGAGGACGAGCGAAGCGAGGGTCCGCAGGACACGTGTTATCAGGTTCCCTTATGCCCTTTGCTTCCTTGTCGTCGTCCTCGCTGTTCCACGGCTGGAGCGTTAGCGGAAGCCTGGAACATCAGGGGAAACGGTCCGTACCCTCTGGACCCGTACCCCTCCCCTTCTTCCGCGTAGCGGGGGTACGGGTCTGGCCGTTTCGCCTGGTCATTGCGCCTTTTGGGTGTACTGCTGTTTTGCCGTCCGTGATACGGCCGTACCCCCATGCTGATCCGTCCTCGTGAGGCACGAGCGAGGCGGGGGTACGGGTCTGCTCCTGACGGGGCGCAGCCCCGGTTCATCGCTCTGCTGCCGTCGGCGGCACAGCCTTCGCCGCGCAGCGGATCCGTCCTCTCGCGACACCGTCGCTTCGGCTGTGGATAACGCTCTGCTCCACCGCTTGCTGCGGCGGCGCAGCCGGCCTCGCCCCGTCGCGTTGTGCTGGCTGCACCGACGTGGATTCACCTCGCTCCGGTGCTGCCGCGGCAGCGTGCCAGCACTTTATGCACCGCGTCCGAGGCGGGCGTTCTGCACTGTGTCGACGACGCACGTTCCGGCCCCGGGCTGTGCTTCGTCTCGCGTCTCGCGCTTGCGCGGCGAGCCCGGGGTGGTACCCCGTGGACGCATCGGAAGAAGAGAGGCCCGACCGCTGCGACCAGTTGCCCATCGGGCACAGCGAGCAGCTCCAGCGTCATCGGGCCGTTGTCGTCTTCCTCCAGGGGCTGCTTCTGCAGCAAATGCCTCTGCTCTTCCTCTACCCCACGGGCCTTTGCTGCGGAAGCAAGTCGTTCCTCGCACGCTCGCTGTGTGCGGGGGACTGCTCCCCTTTCGCTCCTTCTCCCTCTGCCTCCCTCTGCGCTCCTCTGCGTGACCATGACGGCCCGATGACGCCCCTGTACCAACCGTCGCACCAGCGCTGTGCCAGCACCGTGCCGACGGCTCACCGGCGGCTGTGCTGATCTCGCTCCGCCGACGTTCCGTGGCTGCGCTGCCGTGCCCGCCGACGGGCTTCGGCAAGGGGTACAGACAGACTTTTCGGCCCCATGAAACAGCAATGAAACAGCGTCTCCCTCGCGTCTCCGAGGTGACTCATCAGTACACGAACGAGACTCGACGGGGACACCGATAAGACGCCGACTGATGCCGGTGTACCTCTTGGAGTTCTGCGCACGTCCTCACGGTGTCTCGTACGCGCCCCGACAGTGCCGCACTGGCGTCGCACACAGAGCCTTCGGAGGACTCACCTGTGCAGGGCTGTCGGTTGGCGCCTCCCAGGAGACACGACCGGGGCACCACAGGGACGCCGTTCGTACTTCGCTGCGCCTCTTCTGGATCAGTGTCGGTACCGCAGGTGTCGCACAGGTGTCCCGGGTGAGCACTTGCCGTGTCACAGGTGGGGCTCATAGGCGCATGATGCCGGCGGCTTGCGCGCGGCCGCCCCAGGCGGGGGCACTGCGGCGTCTCGCAGGTGTCCCTGCCAGCACTCGACAGGGACTTCAATGGTGCCTCACTCGTGTATCAAATGGGACTTGCATAGGACTCGACAGGGACACTAGAGTGGACTCGCATCGATTCGCATTCGAGAGGAAACGCGAAGGGCGGTGCGTCCATATGACAGAACGAGAGACATCCGGCGAACGACCGGATGAAGTGCAGGAGCGAGTGACAGGGCGAGGTGAGTGCAATGGCGAATCAGTCGGGTGAACCTCGCAAGGTCCGCTGGACCGTGCCCGCTGCCGACACCTCGGTGATCGAGTGGCTCAATGAGCAGGCGGACATCTCGCAGTCGATTCGACTGCTCATTCGGGAGTCCATTCAGCGCGACGGGTACATCGACGTCTTCTACAAGCCCGTCGATCAGCTGCCGCGTCGCGGCCGGCCACCGCTGGAGATCACCGAGCAACGCGAGGACGACGAAGCAACAGCCGAGCGCCGTCCGGCCGCCCGGCCGGTTCAGCCGCAGCCGCAGCCCGTGGTCACCGACCAGGCCGACGCCGTCGTCGAGACCGCAGCACCAGCGCCGGTAGCCCAGCCCGAGCCGGTTCCCGCACCGATTGAGACGGCCGAGGAGCCCGCGGCAAGCGCCCCCAGCGCACCGCCGGAGCCGCCGAAGCAGGCATCCATCGACGAAATCATGGCGAGTACTCGGCGCTGAGTGACGCGGTGAATTTCATTTTCCAGGCAGACAACGCAGACACCGAGGGACCGAATTCATGAGCGCCAACAGCAACGACATCATCACTCTCACCGGCGGCATCGACGTCGGCAACGGCTACGTCAAGGGCGTCATCCAGAACACGAAGCAGGGGACTTTCGACGAGCTCGATCTGCCCAGCGCGGTCGTCTCGACCTCTCGCACCTCGCCGAAGGTGCCACTCCCCGACGCGGATGCAGCATCCGTGCTGGCTGGCGACTTCTACAACCAGATTGACTGCTCGCTCACTACTTCCCTGGTGGCGGCGTCCGACCGCCGGATCTTCGGCCGGGCGGCGCTGAGCGTGCGCGGCTCGAAGTTCACCGAGTTCGAGGTGCTGGGCAAGCACTCCAAGGCTGATCAGGAGCTGAGCAAGGTTCTGGTCCTGGGTGTCTTCGCCGCGAAGGCCCTGCGCGACTACGTCCGCGAGAACGGCGCGCTGCCCGATCACGAGCTGCGCGTGCAGGTGCGCGCCGGCCTGGCGCTGCCGATCTCCGAGTTCGTCGCGCGCCGCCACGCCTACGCCGCCGAGTTCATCGGTCTGCTGGGCAGCTCCGACCCCGCGGTGCACCTGGTGACGATCAAGAACTTCAGCACCCCGGTCTCGGTGCGCCTGGAATTCGTCGACGTCCAGGTGATGGCCGAGGGTGCCTCCGCTCAGTTCGCCATCACCGACAAGGGCGAGCCGCTCGCCCAGGCCCTGCTCGATGATCTGCGCGCCCGTGACGCGTCCCTCGTGGAGGGCGTCTCGGCGTCTGACCTGGTGGCGGTGCAGAACACCATCGGCGTCGACGTCGGCGAGGGCACTGTGAACTTCCCGGTCTTCACCGACGGTCGGTTCAACCCTGAGGCGGCTGCCACGCTCGACGAGGGCTATGGCACCGCGCTGATGAACGCCATGGAGCGTATGAGCGAGTCGGACGCCACGCTGCAGTTCTCCTCGCGCAAGCAGCTGGCGGATTTCCTCCACGCGGAGCCGTCGGTGCTGGTGAGGAACCGTCACCAGCGTGCCGCCGGCTTCGTCGAGGATGAGGCCAGCTACCTGGTCGACGAGATCGTCTCCTCCTTTGGTGACGTCCTCTCCCAGGCCGGCGCGACGACTGAGGTCGTCTACGTCTACGGCGGTGGCTCGGGTCCGATCAAGCACCTGCTGCACCCGGCGCTGCTGAAGGCCGCAGGCGACGTGCCCGTGCTCTACCTCGATTCGAGCTATTCGCGGCACCTGAACCGCGAGGGCCTGTACATCGCGGCTCGTCACGTCGAGCAGCAGGCCCTCGCCGCGAAGCCCGCGGGGATGCGCAGTAAGGAGGTGGCCTGATGTGTGAGGCACTGGATGCGGCCTCGAAGGCCGAGGTCGAAGAGATCAGCAGCCGCATCGAGTTGTCGGACGAGATCGCGCTCACGTTCATCCGCGATGGGGCGCTGGTTCTGCTTCGCGAGCAGGCCCGGCGGAAGCTGCTCGGGTCGGATGAGGAGCTTCCGGGCTCCGCCGCAGTCCTCACGGTCGGCTCGAAGAGCAGCCCCGAGCGGGGGCGCATGAGCGGCTACCGCGAGATCGTGAAGTTGCTGGCGGCGAACACCGGCGCGAAGCGGATGAGCGAAGTCTTCGACAACTTCGTCGAGATGGCGGCGCTGGCTCTGCGCAACGCCGTGGATGTCCGCGGGAGCGAGGCCTGGGAAGCGCGCGAAGGGCAGTACCTCCAGATCGCCGGCCGCTACAGCAGAACAGAGCTGGACCGCTTCGTGCACGCCCTGGCGCTGGTGACCACGGAGATGGAGCGCGAGCCCTGCGACGTACTCGGCCGCCTCTACATGGAGTTGGAGCTCGGCAACGAGCGGCTCGGCCAGTACTACACGCCCTACGACATCGCCCAGCTGATGGCCGAGATGCAGATCGACTCGGTGGTCGAGCAGGTGCAGAGGGATGGCTTCGCCAATGTGTATGAACCCAGCTGCGGCGCGGGCGCGTTCATGGTTGCTCTGTCGCAGGCGATGCTCGAGCACGGCCTGAACCCACAGACGCAGCTGCATGTGACGGCAGAGGACATAGCACCGCAGGCCATGCACATGATCTACG includes:
- a CDS encoding CPBP family intramembrane glutamic endopeptidase; this encodes MTTSPITSRLLGIGWCVLVPFAAVAVYLGLGTFAVLLIGEPIVATAVLGMLVVVLVGSMRIQRPRWLAHAPGPRPRPEIPRFGWTVLGCAVLAFLAGQSLALWIYVTVGSAGFDASKQTRHAAGALATLLLTLVAAPVGEEALFRGLIYPLLRKRVSILVSTLVTAVVFGLVHGNAVQFASTLPLAVLLALVYERTRVLWPCVLLHLGFNLAAALVPAQALGALANPVSAVFLCLAFAGCALGLYLRVAGGTAPGAVQGAGGESAMQ
- a CDS encoding DNA primase family protein; its protein translation is MTPPDALMSVPAAGSSAGPRTNPVADVLASVMGYFSNRDDMAPQNEIVTYVTAAYLDQIDPTDPPTPRVLEKELLAIVGGVIKAENFKAAVAAEKYPLPRYLTYWQVAQILLRLHHVIRIAPNAKDTDREYDLLAMYQATGRARGTYTTSEDDIRTTARMYNTQLTLKEFAEVLAVLREDSPRRHQSTSRDFIAARNGIVFYGTEPLDVTIFGKDFHFEPKQVHPFDPAIVLLTKNDVDYVDDAPQQVITHPEDGDWEVVAWIEELFDQPGDEGLADLIWEIIGAIIRPHVRWGKTAWFYSEQGNNGKGTLCALMRNLVGSGAHTSIPLSDFGKDFALEPLVRANAIIVDENDVGTFIDKAANLKAIVTNDVIQINRKYRMPIAYQFFGFMVQCLNEFPRVKDKSESFYRRQLFVPFTKSFTGAEKKYIKDDYLQRREVLEYVFWYAINRAGALSPGDYYQLSEPVATKEVLAEYKETNDPVRAFWEEFRGRLVWDLAPFTFLYDLYKAWHRDVSPSGSPVSNKQFITDLVAIVRPDALWHCPDKNRKIRPGQMMSNPEVLIAEYELKKWMHPSYTGSDLKKKSQPTLQANYRGLLRQTGASAPTDDTTDEQD
- a CDS encoding SLOG family protein, whose translation is MISESFSHVVLVTGSRSWNDEQSMRSAFNDAWRDWGAENVTRPVLISGHCPEGADAMAELLWRAAGFEIRTFPAAWSAHGKRAGFQRNQEMVDAAQVFREAGAQVLCTAFLDLCRKPGCPQRDQEQLMPHTPEHFSHGTIHCRARARAAGIVTATVIHPSLPPF
- a CDS encoding histone-like nucleoid-structuring protein Lsr2: MAIRSIVESDLSGKPDAATVTFGLGDTWYEVDLTAEEQKGLEDALKSYLEVSRKAGKPAPKKRVVPETTAEERDKIREWAKKEGYEFAERGRIPKTVMKAYDEAHDIDRSK
- a CDS encoding N-6 DNA methylase → MCEALDAASKAEVEEISSRIELSDEIALTFIRDGALVLLREQARRKLLGSDEELPGSAAVLTVGSKSSPERGRMSGYREIVKLLAANTGAKRMSEVFDNFVEMAALALRNAVDVRGSEAWEAREGQYLQIAGRYSRTELDRFVHALALVTTEMEREPCDVLGRLYMELELGNERLGQYYTPYDIAQLMAEMQIDSVVEQVQRDGFANVYEPSCGAGAFMVALSQAMLEHGLNPQTQLHVTAEDIAPQAMHMIYVQLTLLHIPAVVRRRDVLTLEAFKSWPAPAHVLGGWGRKLRLARAVNGSRRLIITMPQGTTEKPTDALEVQR
- a CDS encoding ParM/StbA family protein; translation: MSANSNDIITLTGGIDVGNGYVKGVIQNTKQGTFDELDLPSAVVSTSRTSPKVPLPDADAASVLAGDFYNQIDCSLTTSLVAASDRRIFGRAALSVRGSKFTEFEVLGKHSKADQELSKVLVLGVFAAKALRDYVRENGALPDHELRVQVRAGLALPISEFVARRHAYAAEFIGLLGSSDPAVHLVTIKNFSTPVSVRLEFVDVQVMAEGASAQFAITDKGEPLAQALLDDLRARDASLVEGVSASDLVAVQNTIGVDVGEGTVNFPVFTDGRFNPEAAATLDEGYGTALMNAMERMSESDATLQFSSRKQLADFLHAEPSVLVRNRHQRAAGFVEDEASYLVDEIVSSFGDVLSQAGATTEVVYVYGGGSGPIKHLLHPALLKAAGDVPVLYLDSSYSRHLNREGLYIAARHVEQQALAAKPAGMRSKEVA
- a CDS encoding DHH family phosphoesterase, whose protein sequence is MSILHTVDDHSLTDEDTDLFELLCQRRGWSDQYLKEIESTEHDELLGLAEMVEALHDARTTGKKITIAPDFDMDGISSGVLGYAGLSELGFDVELHLPNYRRGHELTPEDIAEIHAKWPDTRVLLTCDGGVNSHRGIAAARALGWTTLVTDHHEELAPGSTADITVDPCRIDETYAHTGICGAHVLYQVIEAYTRVHRSEKLWEIHLLRLFAGLGTVSDVMPVLYENRQLVRDAISIARLLRVAAPKTIPNPWGGFDADPDAIDVEQSILMQLLRTEPHHPVFLRAFEGFAIVLKAFAQIGKIRDVDDLDEGFFGFYLAPAMNSPRRTGASLEPCFAVFTAAGADVKLKVAHQVIESNELRKQLVIEHMEELTTGDQPLAPWVYFSDAYPGMYGLLANRMMELNGHPVVVVNRPAGPDDFVSGSGRAPGWFDIITSLEPHDGLSAIGHQQACGVRVAKAEKLGDLVAVLQEATQVALLAVSTDGPNGDLVLGPDADCDAGLEDLQPLFELVRRTEGLKPFGHGFTAPVVEIAVEPLGLRVDRIGSESQHLRLVTRSGLSCLWWNVAEEKFDVLRGFVQRASRTELGTLRFTATLQLNTFRGDTRVQAVINEQITTAA